In the Rhizobium sp. CB3090 genome, one interval contains:
- the fliQ gene encoding flagellar biosynthesis protein FliQ, producing MNEADALDIFQAAIWTVLVSSGPAVLAAMLVGLVIALIQALTQVQESTLTFVPKIVAVMVTIGITAPFVGSQISIFTNLVFSRIQSGF from the coding sequence ATGAATGAAGCCGATGCATTGGATATCTTCCAGGCGGCGATCTGGACGGTGCTCGTTTCTTCGGGCCCGGCCGTTCTCGCCGCCATGCTTGTCGGCCTCGTCATCGCCTTGATCCAGGCGCTGACCCAGGTACAGGAGTCGACATTGACCTTCGTGCCGAAAATCGTCGCCGTGATGGTGACCATCGGCATTACGGCCCCTTTCGTCGGCTCGCAGATTTCGATCTTCACCAACCTCGTCTTTTCCCGAATTCAGTCGGGGTTTTAG
- the fliR gene encoding flagellar biosynthetic protein FliR: MITDPQGTILALFLAFCRIGGCIMVLPGFSSGRVPQQVRVLLAAALSMAILPLLWNTIYPEVSKGGATYISLIFTETVIGLMYGMIARLYTLGLQFAGTAISMLIGFNAPGGMDIIEESNETSLTSLISFCGLMMLFILDFHHHVLQALVDSYSVVPFGGHVDARASLVSVADTLEATFFIMLRLTSPFLLYGLMFQISIGFINKLAPQIPIYFISTPYLLMGGLFMLYLSIAAIVSQFSGAFLSVFNGH; this comes from the coding sequence ATGATAACAGACCCTCAGGGCACCATTCTGGCGTTGTTTCTCGCCTTCTGCCGCATTGGCGGCTGTATCATGGTGCTACCGGGGTTTTCGTCGGGCCGTGTGCCGCAGCAGGTTCGTGTGCTGCTTGCGGCGGCATTGTCGATGGCGATCCTGCCGCTGCTCTGGAACACGATCTATCCGGAAGTGTCCAAAGGCGGTGCTACCTATATCAGCCTGATCTTCACCGAAACGGTGATTGGCCTCATGTATGGCATGATAGCGCGGCTCTATACGCTCGGGCTGCAATTTGCCGGCACGGCCATTTCGATGTTGATCGGTTTCAATGCGCCGGGCGGTATGGACATCATCGAAGAGTCGAACGAGACGTCGCTGACGAGCTTGATCAGCTTTTGCGGCTTGATGATGCTGTTCATCCTGGACTTTCACCATCACGTCCTGCAGGCGCTGGTCGATTCCTATTCGGTCGTGCCTTTCGGCGGCCATGTCGATGCGCGCGCCTCGCTGGTGTCGGTCGCGGATACGCTGGAGGCTACCTTTTTCATCATGCTGCGGCTGACGAGCCCCTTCCTGCTTTACGGCCTGATGTTCCAGATTTCGATCGGCTTCATCAACAAGCTGGCGCCGCAGATACCGATCTATTTCATCTCCACGCCCTATCTTTTGATGGGCGGGCTGTTCATGCTCTATCTCAGTATCGCAGCGATCGTCAGCCAGTTCTCCGGCGCCTTCCTCAGCGTCTTCAACGGGCATTAG
- a CDS encoding substrate-binding domain-containing protein, producing MNLKQLSQMLGLSQTTVSRALNGYPEVNRETRERVLKAVRETGYRPNKAAQRLATGKAGSIGLVMPMAAGHPSDLHFSEFLTGLGEEALKHDFHFVLTPADPNDEVGALKRLAASGNVDALFITYMRGHDPRLEMLKSLSIPFLVHGRSFGTEPDYPYLDIDNEAAFYDATKLLLQLGHKRFALLNGPIYLDFAIRRKKGVVTALAERGLTLDEAYVSHTAMTDEQGLFAMERILQLNERPTAILCSSTVLALGAVRAINQANLKLGEDISLIAHDDVLTLLKPENFTVPLTTTRSSLRAAGVRVAERLIGEIKQLETFPEQELWKAELIVRASTGVAPAE from the coding sequence GTGAATCTGAAGCAGCTATCGCAAATGTTAGGCCTGTCGCAGACCACGGTCAGCCGTGCTTTGAACGGATATCCGGAGGTCAACCGCGAAACCCGCGAGCGAGTGCTCAAGGCGGTTCGGGAAACCGGCTATCGCCCGAACAAAGCCGCGCAACGGCTGGCGACCGGCAAGGCCGGCTCGATTGGCCTGGTCATGCCGATGGCCGCCGGGCATCCGTCCGACCTGCATTTCAGTGAATTCCTGACCGGCCTCGGCGAGGAGGCCTTGAAGCATGATTTCCATTTCGTCCTGACGCCGGCCGATCCGAACGACGAGGTCGGTGCGCTGAAGCGGCTTGCGGCCAGCGGCAATGTCGACGCCCTGTTCATCACCTATATGCGCGGCCACGATCCGCGCCTCGAAATGCTGAAATCATTGTCCATACCCTTCCTTGTGCACGGACGGTCCTTTGGGACGGAGCCGGACTACCCCTATCTCGACATCGACAACGAAGCGGCCTTCTACGATGCCACAAAGCTGCTGCTGCAGCTTGGCCACAAGCGTTTTGCGCTACTGAACGGTCCGATCTATCTCGATTTCGCCATCCGGCGCAAAAAGGGAGTGGTGACGGCACTTGCCGAACGCGGCCTGACGCTGGACGAGGCTTATGTCAGCCATACGGCGATGACCGATGAACAGGGGCTGTTCGCCATGGAGCGCATCCTGCAGCTCAATGAGCGGCCAACCGCCATCCTCTGTTCCAGCACTGTACTCGCGCTCGGCGCAGTGCGCGCCATCAACCAGGCGAATCTGAAGCTCGGCGAGGACATTTCGCTGATCGCACACGACGATGTGCTGACGCTGCTGAAACCGGAGAATTTCACCGTACCGCTGACGACCACGCGATCGTCGCTGCGCGCTGCGGGCGTGCGCGTTGCCGAACGGTTGATCGGCGAGATCAAGCAGCTCGAGACATTTCCCGAGCAGGAGCTTTGGAAAGCCGAACTGATCGTGCGTGCCTCGACCGGCGTGGCGCCGGCCGAGTAA
- the folD gene encoding bifunctional methylenetetrahydrofolate dehydrogenase/methenyltetrahydrofolate cyclohydrolase FolD: protein MTTVIDGKQVAASVIDAVKTATAALEKNTGVKTGLAVVIVGDDPASHTYVGAKGRMAKECGFTSIQHTLPAETTQGELAKLVQSLNEDASIHGILVQLPLPKHLNAEAIIQSIRPDKDVDGLHVVNAGKLATGDFATGLISCTPAGAMLLVRRIHGEDLSGLNAVVIGRSNLFGKPMAQLLLAANATVTTAHSRTKDLATVARGADILVAAVGRPEMVKADWVKPGATVIDVGINRIAAPERGEGRSRLVGDVAFAEAAEVAAAITPVPGGVGPMTIAMLMANTAIAAHRAAGQTPPKF from the coding sequence GTGACGACTGTGATCGATGGCAAGCAGGTGGCTGCTTCGGTAATTGATGCGGTGAAGACGGCGACCGCAGCATTGGAAAAGAACACGGGTGTGAAGACCGGCCTTGCAGTGGTCATCGTCGGTGATGATCCGGCGAGCCACACCTATGTCGGCGCCAAAGGCCGTATGGCCAAGGAATGCGGCTTTACCTCCATCCAGCACACGCTGCCGGCCGAGACGACTCAAGGTGAGCTCGCAAAGCTGGTTCAGTCCCTCAACGAGGATGCGTCCATCCATGGCATCCTGGTGCAACTGCCTTTGCCGAAGCACCTGAATGCTGAAGCGATCATCCAGTCGATCCGGCCGGACAAGGATGTCGATGGCCTGCATGTCGTCAATGCCGGCAAGCTGGCGACCGGCGATTTCGCCACCGGGCTGATCTCCTGCACGCCGGCCGGCGCCATGCTGTTGGTGCGCCGCATCCATGGCGAGGATCTGTCGGGTTTGAATGCCGTCGTCATCGGCCGCTCCAACCTGTTCGGCAAGCCGATGGCGCAACTGCTGCTTGCTGCCAATGCGACGGTGACGACGGCGCATTCGCGGACGAAGGACTTGGCCACGGTGGCCCGCGGTGCCGATATCCTGGTGGCGGCCGTCGGCCGGCCGGAAATGGTGAAGGCGGATTGGGTGAAACCGGGTGCAACGGTGATCGATGTCGGCATCAACCGCATCGCCGCACCGGAACGCGGCGAGGGCAGGAGCCGCCTGGTCGGCGATGTCGCCTTTGCCGAGGCGGCGGAAGTTGCGGCCGCCATCACTCCGGTTCCGGGCGGCGTCGGACCGATGACCATTGCCATGCTGATGGCCAATACCGCCATTGCCGCCCACCGTGCCGCCGGCCAGACGCCGCCGAAATTCTGA
- a CDS encoding WecB/TagA/CpsF family glycosyltransferase, whose translation MNLVANFAVLTSRRMIFDLPVCDLDWEDALNFINELASLPVGQTAISFVNAHNLLLMLRDGEYRDVLAKNLVLPDGVGLDIASRAAHGVSFPANLNGTDFVPALLTFMERPKRIGLIGGRPDVVEKAAENFRKHAPWHEFIVIADGYFDKEDSSPITEELSRQNIDVLIVGMGTPLQEKWVADHIEPQHARLVLTVGALFDFVSGTVPRAPALVRAMRFEWIYRLIQEPSRLWRRYILGVPLFFYQVVRHQFGRKERILRASESQSAPPLRLPSPDKLAG comes from the coding sequence GTGAATCTAGTCGCGAATTTTGCCGTGCTCACGTCGCGTCGAATGATTTTCGACTTGCCGGTCTGCGACCTCGACTGGGAAGACGCGCTGAACTTCATCAACGAGCTGGCGTCCCTTCCGGTCGGCCAGACCGCCATCTCCTTCGTCAATGCCCATAACCTGCTGCTGATGCTGCGCGACGGCGAGTATCGCGATGTGCTGGCGAAAAATCTTGTTCTGCCCGACGGCGTCGGCCTGGATATCGCGTCGCGGGCGGCCCATGGCGTTTCTTTTCCGGCCAATTTGAACGGTACCGATTTCGTGCCGGCTCTGCTGACCTTCATGGAGCGGCCGAAGCGTATCGGTCTGATCGGTGGACGCCCCGATGTCGTTGAAAAAGCCGCGGAAAATTTCCGCAAGCATGCGCCATGGCATGAATTCATCGTCATTGCGGACGGTTATTTCGACAAGGAAGATAGCAGCCCCATTACCGAAGAACTTAGCCGCCAGAACATCGACGTGCTGATTGTCGGCATGGGAACCCCGCTCCAGGAAAAATGGGTCGCCGACCATATCGAACCGCAGCACGCAAGGCTGGTCCTGACGGTCGGCGCGCTGTTCGATTTCGTCTCCGGCACGGTGCCGCGCGCGCCGGCTCTGGTGCGCGCAATGCGCTTCGAATGGATTTACCGACTGATCCAGGAGCCAAGCAGGCTGTGGCGCCGCTATATTCTTGGCGTGCCGCTCTTCTTCTACCAGGTCGTTCGGCACCAGTTCGGCCGTAAGGAGCGTATCCTGCGTGCCAGCGAATCACAGTCTGCGCCTCCGCTGCGGCTTCCTTCGCCCGACAAACTCGCCGGCTGA
- a CDS encoding rod-binding protein yields MAISPPSDLVLDVVKAANPADVQAAQEKLAANRAAFAATSLAENGNGFASTVSALDSAATKAGLSNANTHTASTKVPQAYHKFEAMVLQNFVKNMLPNSETLYGKGSAGEIWKGMMAEQLGNTLAKNGGVGIAEQMYKEQVDKMRNTGAVNSATNENDKKMALSAITDFQRKTLAAAETNGDSDTTVTNQDSLTSKKV; encoded by the coding sequence GTGGCTATCTCGCCTCCGAGTGATTTGGTCCTGGATGTCGTCAAGGCCGCCAATCCGGCCGACGTTCAGGCAGCCCAGGAAAAGCTCGCGGCCAACAGGGCTGCCTTTGCTGCCACAAGCCTGGCGGAAAACGGCAATGGTTTTGCCTCGACCGTGAGTGCGCTGGACAGCGCCGCAACGAAGGCCGGCCTCAGCAACGCCAACACGCATACGGCGTCGACAAAGGTGCCGCAGGCTTATCACAAGTTCGAAGCGATGGTGCTGCAGAATTTCGTGAAGAACATGCTGCCGAACAGCGAAACGCTCTACGGCAAGGGCTCGGCCGGCGAAATCTGGAAGGGCATGATGGCCGAACAGCTCGGCAACACGCTCGCCAAGAACGGCGGCGTCGGCATTGCCGAGCAAATGTACAAGGAACAGGTCGACAAGATGCGCAACACTGGCGCTGTCAACTCGGCGACCAACGAGAACGACAAGAAGATGGCGCTGAGCGCAATTACCGATTTCCAGCGAAAAACGCTTGCCGCAGCCGAAACCAATGGTGACAGCGATACCACCGTCACCAATCAAGATTCACTGACGTCCAAGAAAGTATGA
- the flhA gene encoding flagellar biosynthesis protein FlhA, whose protein sequence is MAQPPAIALPKANPSMRDIGFALGIMVILCVLFLPIPPFLIDMGLAFSIALSVLILMVALWIKKPLEFSSFPTILLIATMTRLSLNIATTRVILSHGYEGHDAAGGVIAGFSSLVMSGDFVIGLIVFMILITINFIVITKGATRIAEVGARFTLDAIPGKQMAIDADLSAGLIDEKEAQRRRRELEEESSFFGAMDGASKFVRGDAVAGLLITCINVFGGIIIGYFRHGMQIGQAADVFVKLSVGDGLVSQMPALIVSLAAGLLVSRGGTAGSTDQAVINQLSGYPRALAVAAILMGILAIMPGLPFIPFLILGGLMATGAWFIPRQIEAENKLRRDAEEKKVMQTKEMEKDSVKSVLTTSEIELALGKIVSTRLLGAHQELAFRVGKMRKKFATQYGFVVPEIKVTDDIAIADKSYQIRIHGTTVASNMLRVGEVLVVTGAGRKPTVPGDEIREPAFGMPAVSVLEAFTEDLKREGFQPIDNVSVVLTHMSEVIRNNLPALLSYKDVKILIERLDPEYKKLADEICSSHMSYSGLQAVLKLLLAERVSIRNLHLILEAVAELAPHVRKTEQIVEHVRVRMAQQLCGDLADNGVLRVLRLGSKWDLIFHQALKRDQKGEIVEFDIDPRNLEEFSEQAGKVIREYMDRGLPFVLVTSPETRSYVRMIIERLFATLPVLSHVELAKGIEIKILGSIS, encoded by the coding sequence ATGGCGCAACCACCCGCAATAGCACTTCCCAAAGCCAATCCCAGCATGCGTGATATCGGGTTTGCCCTCGGTATCATGGTCATCCTCTGCGTGCTGTTCCTGCCGATCCCGCCGTTCCTCATCGATATGGGCCTGGCCTTCTCGATCGCGCTTTCCGTACTGATCCTGATGGTGGCGCTGTGGATCAAGAAGCCGCTGGAATTCTCGTCCTTCCCGACCATCCTGCTGATCGCCACCATGACGCGTCTGTCGCTGAACATCGCGACGACGCGCGTCATTCTTTCGCACGGCTATGAGGGACATGATGCGGCCGGAGGCGTGATCGCAGGTTTCTCCAGCCTGGTGATGTCCGGCGATTTCGTCATCGGTCTGATCGTCTTCATGATCCTGATCACCATCAATTTCATCGTCATTACCAAAGGCGCAACGCGTATCGCCGAAGTCGGCGCGCGTTTCACCCTCGACGCCATCCCGGGCAAGCAGATGGCGATCGACGCCGATCTGTCGGCCGGCCTGATCGATGAAAAAGAGGCTCAGCGGCGCCGCCGCGAGCTGGAAGAGGAAAGTTCCTTCTTCGGCGCCATGGACGGTGCTTCGAAATTCGTGCGCGGCGATGCCGTCGCCGGCCTGCTCATCACCTGCATCAACGTCTTCGGCGGCATCATTATCGGCTATTTCCGCCACGGCATGCAGATCGGCCAGGCGGCTGACGTCTTCGTCAAGCTTTCGGTCGGTGACGGTCTGGTGTCGCAGATGCCGGCGCTCATCGTCTCGCTCGCTGCCGGCCTTCTCGTTTCGCGCGGCGGCACTGCCGGTTCCACCGACCAGGCCGTTATCAATCAGTTGAGCGGCTATCCGCGCGCGCTCGCCGTCGCCGCGATCCTCATGGGCATCCTCGCCATCATGCCGGGCTTGCCCTTCATTCCCTTCCTCATTCTCGGCGGTCTCATGGCGACCGGCGCCTGGTTCATCCCGCGGCAGATCGAAGCCGAAAACAAGCTTCGCCGCGATGCGGAAGAAAAGAAGGTGATGCAGACGAAGGAAATGGAGAAGGATTCGGTCAAGTCGGTTCTGACGACCTCGGAAATCGAATTGGCGCTCGGCAAGATCGTCTCCACCCGACTGCTCGGCGCGCATCAGGAGCTGGCCTTCCGCGTCGGTAAGATGCGCAAGAAATTCGCGACGCAATACGGCTTCGTCGTACCGGAAATCAAGGTGACCGACGACATCGCCATTGCCGACAAATCCTATCAGATCCGCATCCACGGCACGACGGTCGCCTCCAATATGCTGCGTGTCGGCGAAGTGCTCGTCGTCACCGGTGCCGGCCGCAAGCCGACGGTTCCGGGCGACGAGATCCGCGAACCCGCCTTCGGCATGCCCGCCGTCTCCGTCCTCGAGGCCTTCACCGAGGATTTGAAGCGCGAAGGCTTCCAGCCGATCGACAATGTTTCCGTCGTGCTGACGCATATGAGCGAAGTCATCCGCAACAACCTGCCGGCACTTCTCTCCTATAAGGACGTCAAGATCCTGATCGAGCGTCTCGATCCGGAATACAAGAAGCTCGCTGACGAGATCTGCTCGTCGCATATGTCCTATTCCGGCCTGCAGGCGGTGCTCAAGCTCCTGCTTGCCGAGCGTGTCTCGATCCGCAACCTGCACCTCATTCTCGAAGCCGTTGCCGAACTCGCGCCGCATGTACGCAAAACGGAGCAGATCGTCGAGCATGTGCGCGTGCGCATGGCGCAGCAGCTCTGCGGCGACCTCGCGGACAATGGCGTGCTGCGTGTTCTCCGCCTCGGCAGCAAATGGGATCTCATCTTCCATCAGGCGCTGAAGCGCGACCAGAAGGGCGAGATCGTCGAGTTCGACATCGATCCGCGCAATCTGGAGGAATTCAGCGAGCAGGCGGGCAAAGTTATCCGTGAATACATGGACCGCGGCTTGCCCTTCGTGCTTGTCACGTCACCGGAAACGCGCTCCTATGTGCGCATGATCATCGAACGCCTGTTCGCGACTCTGCCGGTCTTATCGCATGTGGAATTGGCCAAGGGGATCGAGATCAAGATTCTAGGTTCCATTTCATGA
- a CDS encoding succinoglycan biosynthesis protein exop, translating to MFESKARTRHLPDDAEAFGASRGGGRHAHFDRGVDGYLIAANLQPADRQAASDAELLALIQKMLDGDPYPVSGRKGLAKTEVAEAQPLPNRIRGILGDRLTAGETIMDRQPELIADQSLAPYHAEAPDIDLSPQVEPPAVAEAAPPLNRRWVFGSGSIAFVIVAALAGVGLPTMLAAPPRYTSHTVLQLKEQGAARQALLDVTAKRAAAPSLLSDLVARLKLDRDPEFTGDRAGAFGVAMELLSGNGNASDAPSRAQSALRKDIAVTTDAQSGTLHLAVTTSDPARSAEIANRLADATIYDATAAQGAGLAGRSNAPADKSLRELDRAKAALADFKVQYGDDRIQAALDLQQQRQQLDGEIKAAEAAVQSARARLSSAKSATPASVTSGALSGALSSASLDDLRSRYSAAKVVLSQLSTQLGPRHPRLLAQQATIDGLTADIRNQLQRLVASSDAALKAALENQAALSARMTALSQKSIDVDMARLGQLQGDVAARQNRYDADLQNIDTVPPKVELPIAVITPAIAAKAPLDDNLAGRQTAGFVMGLGAALCLVFLRKWMGGGVFAEDQAAPRFVTPEPVFSAAVEPGALPPRPMPDLPRPHFDPTIPAANDHPMVSEELMQIQRELALLRAKVQIYASRRQTVRG from the coding sequence ATGTTCGAAAGCAAGGCCAGGACCAGACACCTTCCTGACGATGCGGAAGCCTTCGGCGCCTCCCGCGGCGGCGGGCGGCATGCCCATTTCGATCGCGGTGTAGATGGCTATCTGATCGCCGCCAATCTCCAGCCTGCCGACCGCCAAGCCGCGAGCGATGCGGAACTGCTGGCCCTCATTCAAAAGATGCTGGATGGTGATCCCTATCCGGTCTCCGGGCGAAAAGGCCTTGCTAAGACGGAGGTCGCAGAGGCTCAGCCGCTGCCCAATCGTATCCGTGGTATCCTGGGAGACCGTCTCACCGCCGGCGAAACGATCATGGATCGGCAGCCGGAGCTGATCGCAGATCAGTCGTTGGCGCCATACCACGCCGAAGCCCCCGACATCGACCTTTCGCCTCAGGTGGAACCGCCCGCGGTCGCAGAGGCTGCGCCTCCCTTAAATCGTCGCTGGGTGTTCGGGTCCGGCTCCATTGCTTTTGTCATCGTCGCGGCGCTTGCAGGCGTTGGTCTTCCGACAATGCTGGCGGCTCCGCCGCGTTATACCTCTCATACCGTGTTGCAGCTAAAAGAGCAGGGGGCTGCGCGACAGGCGCTTCTGGATGTCACCGCCAAACGCGCTGCCGCGCCCTCCTTGCTTTCCGATCTCGTCGCCCGCCTGAAGCTCGACCGCGATCCCGAATTCACCGGCGATCGGGCCGGCGCCTTCGGTGTTGCCATGGAATTGCTGTCCGGCAATGGGAATGCCTCCGACGCGCCCTCGCGTGCCCAGTCAGCCCTTCGCAAAGATATTGCCGTCACCACCGATGCACAGAGCGGCACCTTGCATCTCGCCGTGACCACAAGCGATCCGGCAAGATCGGCCGAGATTGCCAACCGTCTCGCCGATGCGACGATCTATGACGCCACCGCTGCACAAGGCGCAGGACTTGCTGGCAGAAGCAACGCGCCTGCCGACAAAAGCCTCAGAGAGCTCGATCGGGCGAAGGCTGCACTGGCCGATTTCAAGGTGCAGTATGGCGACGACAGGATCCAAGCCGCGCTCGATCTTCAGCAGCAGCGCCAGCAGTTGGATGGCGAGATCAAGGCCGCCGAGGCTGCCGTGCAAAGCGCAAGGGCGCGTCTTTCGTCCGCCAAATCCGCGACGCCCGCCAGCGTCACGAGTGGCGCGCTGTCGGGTGCTTTGTCATCTGCCAGTCTCGATGATCTGCGCAGCCGCTATAGCGCCGCCAAAGTCGTCCTATCCCAGCTTTCCACGCAGCTTGGTCCGCGCCATCCCCGCCTGTTGGCACAGCAGGCGACGATCGATGGCCTGACCGCCGATATCCGCAATCAACTGCAGCGCCTGGTCGCAAGTAGCGATGCGGCCTTGAAGGCTGCACTTGAGAACCAAGCGGCGCTTTCCGCGCGGATGACCGCCCTCAGCCAGAAAAGCATCGATGTCGATATGGCCCGCCTGGGGCAGCTTCAGGGCGATGTTGCGGCGCGGCAGAATCGCTACGATGCCGATCTGCAAAACATCGATACGGTTCCGCCGAAAGTCGAGCTTCCGATCGCCGTCATTACCCCTGCCATAGCCGCCAAGGCGCCTCTCGACGACAATCTTGCGGGTCGTCAGACGGCGGGTTTCGTCATGGGCCTCGGTGCGGCGCTTTGCCTCGTCTTCCTGCGCAAATGGATGGGCGGCGGGGTGTTTGCGGAGGATCAGGCAGCCCCGCGCTTTGTTACGCCAGAGCCGGTTTTCAGCGCTGCCGTCGAGCCGGGCGCACTGCCGCCGCGACCAATGCCCGATCTGCCGCGACCGCACTTCGATCCCACCATCCCAGCCGCCAACGATCATCCCATGGTCTCGGAGGAACTGATGCAGATCCAGCGCGAATTGGCGTTGTTGCGCGCAAAAGTCCAGATCTACGCTTCGCGCCGGCAGACGGTGCGGGGCTGA